The Urocitellus parryii isolate mUroPar1 chromosome 6, mUroPar1.hap1, whole genome shotgun sequence genome includes a window with the following:
- the Cdan1 gene encoding codanin-1 isoform X2: MAAVLESLLREEVSVAAAVRWIARSTQSSEESPGEAAVLNSLRPLRKEFVPFLLNFLREQSSRVLPQGPPTPAKAPGASAALPGRPGGQPRGGRGARSQLFPTAEPPSIAAEAPLTRRGGRRRGPGPARERGGRAPGVPEEGVGGESLSWPGGRRLKGSGSPSTPSLTLSDPPNLSNLEEFPPVGSVPPGPAGTKPSRRINPTPVSEERSLSKPKICFTSPPISCVPSSQPSTLDTSPWGLGLPPGCRSLREEREMLRKERSKQLQQSPTPASPTPELGTSLPSRTGSLTAEPADPARVSSPQRLELVALVYSSCIAENLVPNLFLELFFVFQLLTARRMVAAKNSDLELSQDSLESPLFQSIHDCVFFAVQVLEHQFQVLSSLDKGTLKLLAENERLLCFSPALQGRLRAAYEGSVAKVSLAMPPLAQAVSFQPETDNRANFSSDRAFHTFKKQRDVFYEVLREWEDRHEEPGWDFEKGLGSRIRAMMGQLSAACSHSHFVRLFQKQLLQMCQSPGGAGGTVLGEAPDVLSMLGADKLGRLRRLQERLVAPQSSGGPCPPPTFPGCQGFFRDFILSASSFQFNQHLMDSLSLKIRELNGLALPQHEPGDEDGESDVDWQGARRQFAVVLLSLRLLAKFLGFVAFLPYRGPEPPPTRELQDSILALRSQVPPVLDVRALLQQGLRARRAVLTVPWLVEFLSFADHIVPLLDYYRSIFTLLLHVHRSLVLSQDNEGEMCFLNKLLLLAVLGWLFQIPTFPEDLFFLEEGQVDALEVDTAASEHGLDSVPVVDQQLLYICCPYIGELRKLLASWVSGSSGRSGGFVRKITPTTTTGLGAQAPQTSQGLQAQLAQAFFHNQPPSLRRTVEFVAERIGSNCVKHIKATLVADLVRQAESLLQEQRVTQGQKGGDPAQLLEILCSQLCPHGTQALSQGREFCQRKSPGAVRALLPEETPAAVLSSAENIAVGLATEKACAWLSANITALIRREVKAAVSRTLRAQGPEPAARGERRGCSRACEHHAPLPSHLISEIKDVLSLAAGPRDPDEGVSPEHLEQLLGQMGQTLRCRQFLCPPAEQHLAKCSVELASLLVADQIPVLGPPPQHRLERGQARRLLHMLLSLWKDDFQGPVPLQLLLSPRNVGLLADTRPREWDLLLFLLRELVEKGLMGRMEIEACLGSLHEAQWPGDFSEELATLFNLFLAEPHMPEPQRRTCELVQPNRGTVLAQS, translated from the exons ATGGCGGCCGTTTTGGAGTCGCTTCTGCGAGAGGAGGTGTCGGTCGCAGCCGCCGTGCGGTGGATCGCGCGCAGCACCCAGAGTTCGGAG GAGAGCCCGGGGGAGGCGGCCGTGCTGAACTCACTCCGGCCCCTACGGAAGGAATTCGTGCCGTTCCTGCTCAACTTCCTGAGGGAGCAGAGTAGCCGCGTCCTTCCGCAGGGCCCCCCAACCCCAGCCAAGGCTCCAGGAGCCTCAGCAGCCTTGCCAGGGAGGCCGGGGGGCCAGCCGCGGGGTGGCCGCGGGGCGCGCAGCCAGCTCTTTCCTACGGCTGAGCCCCCGAGCATCGCCGCTGAGGCCCCTCTGACCCGCCGCGGGGGCAGGAGGCGGGGTCCCGGGCCGGCCCGGGAGAGAGGAGGCCGTGCCCCCGGGGTCCCAGAGGAGGGGGTCGGCGGGGAGAGCCTGTCCTGGCCCGGAGGCCGGAGGCTTAAGGGCTCTGGTAGCCCCAGTACCCCCAGCCTCACGCTCTCTGATCCACCAAACCTCAGCAACCTGGAGGAGTTCCCTCCCGTAGGCTCGGTTCCCCCCGGCCCTGCAGG GACGAAGCCTTCACGCAGGATCAACCCAACTCCGGTGAGCGAAGAGCGGTCACTCTCCAAGCCCAAGATCTGCTTCACCTCACCCCCAATCAGCTGTGTCCCCAGTTCCCAACCCTCAACCCTGGACACTAGCCCTTGGGGCCTTGGCCTTCCCCCAGGGTGCAGAAGTCTGCGAGAGGAGCGGGAGATGCTCAGGAAGGAGCG CTCTAAACAGCTGCAGCAGTCACCTACccctgcctctcccaccccagaATTGGGAACTTCCCTCCCCAGCCGGACTGGAAGCCTCACTGCAGAACCTGCTGACCCTGCCAGAGTGTCTTCCCCCCAGCGCCTGGAGCTGGTAGCCCTTGTCTACTCCTCGTGCATTGCTG AGAACCTGGTCCCAAACCTCTTCTTGGAGCTTTTCTTCGTCTTTCAGCTCCTTACTGCCCGAAGGATGGTGGCTGCCAAGAACAGTGATCTTGAACTGAGTCAAG ATTCCCTGGAAAGCCCACTATTCCAGAGCATCCATGATTGTGTGTTCTTTGCAGTGCAGGTTTTAGAGCACCAATTTCA GGTTCTTTCCTCCTTGGACAAAGGGACCTTAAAGCTGCTGGCTGAGAATGAACGACTACTGTGCTTCTCACCAGCTCTTCAAGGCCGACTTCGAGCTGCTTACGAGGGCAGTGTTGCCAAG GTCTCTCTGGCGATGCCACCCTTGGCTCAAGCTGTCTCCTTTCAGCCAGAAACTGACAATCGTGCCAACTTCTCCAGTGACCGAGcctttcatacttttaaaaaacagag AGATGTGTTCTATGAGGTTCTTCGAGAGTGGGAAGATCGCCATGAGGAGCCCGGCTGGGATTTTGAGAAGGGCTTGGGCAGTAGGATCAG AGCCATGATGGGTCAACTGTCTGCAGCCTGCAGCCATAGCCACTTTGTACGGCTTTTCCAAAAACAACTTCTCCAG ATGTGTCAGAGCcctggtggggctgggggcaCTGTCTTGGGTGAGGCCCCAGATGTGTTGAGTATGCTAGGAGCTGACAAGCTGGGGCGGCTGCGGCGACTACAGGAACGACTTGTGGCTCCTCAGAGCAGTGGGGGGCCCTGTCCACCCCCCACCTTTCCAGGCTGTCAAGGCTTCTTCAGGGACTTCATCCTAAGTGCCAGCAG CTTCCAGTTTAATCAACATCTCATGGATAGTCTGAGCTTGAAGATACGGGAACTTAATGGCCTTGCCCTGCCTCAACATGAGCCTGGTGATGAAGATGGAGAGTCAGATGTAGACTGGCAG GGTGCACGGAGGCAATTTGCTGTGGTGCTTCTTAGCCTCAGACTTTTGGCCAAGTTTCTGGGCTTTGTGGCTTTCTTGCCATACCGGGGCCCTGAACCACCCCCAACCCGTGAGCTTCAAGATTCCATTCTGGCCCTCAGGAGCCAG GTCCCTCCTGTCCTGGATGTTCGAGCTCTGCTGCAGCAGGGGCTGAGGGCCCGCCGGGCAGTGCTCACTGTGCCCTGGCTGGTGGAGTTCCTTTCCTTTGCTGATCACATTGTCCCCTTGCTGGACTATTACCGGAGCATCTTTACTCTCCTGCTGCATGTACATCG GAGCTTGGTCTTATCTCAGGACAATGAAGGGGAGATGTGTTTCCTAAACAAGCTGCTTCTGCTTGCTGTCCTGGGCTGGCTCTTCCAG ATTCCCACATTCCCTGAGGATCTATTCTTTCTGGAAGAGGGTCAAGTGGATGCATTAGAGGTGGACACAGCAGCTTCAGAGCATGGCTTG GACAGTGTGCCTGTGGTGGATCAGCAGCTGCTCTACATCTGCTGCCCCTACATCG GAGAGCTCCGGAAACTGCTCGCTTCATGGGTTTCAGGCAGTAGTGGACGGAGTGGGGGCTTCGTGAGGAAAATCACCCCCACTACCACTACTGGCCTGGGAGCCCAGGCTCCCCAGACCAGCCAGGGGCTGCAG GCACAGCTTGCCCAGGCCTTTTTCCACAACCAGCCACCTTCCCTGCGCAGGACTGTGGAGTTTGTGGCAGAGAGAATTGGCTCAAACTGTGTCAAACACATCAA GGCGACGCTGGTGGCAGATCTGGTGCGCCAGGCAGAGTCACTTCTTCAGGAGCAGCGGGTGACACAGGGACAGAAAGGGGGAGATCCAGCCCAGTTGTTGGAGATCTTGTGTTCCCAGCTGTGTCCCCATGGGACCCAGGCATTGAGCCAGGGGCGGGA GTTCTGCCAAAGGAAGAGCCCTGGGGCTGTGCGGGCACTGCTTCCAGAGGAGACCCCAGCAGCT GTACTAAGCAGTGCAGAGAACATAGCTGTGGGGCTTGCAACAGAAAAAGCATGTGCCTGGCTGTCGGCCAACATTACAG CACTGATTAGGAGGGAGGTGAAAGCGGCTGTGAGTCGCACACTTCGAGCCCAGGGTCCTGAACCGGCTGCCCGGGGGGAGCGGAGGGGCTGCTCCCGCGCCTGTGAGCACcacgctcccctcccctcccacctcatcTCCGAGATAAAA GATGTGCTCTCTCTGGCTGCTGGGCCCCGAGACCCTGATGAGGGTGTTTCCCCAGAGCATCTGGAGCAGCTCCTAGGCCAGATGGGCCAGACACTACGGTGCCGTCAG TTCCTGTGCCCACCTGCTGAGCAGCATCTGGCAAAGTGCTCTGTGGAGTTAGCTTCCCTCCTGG TTGCAGACCAGATCCCTGTCCTAGGGCCTCCACCACAGCACAGACTGGAGCGAGGGCAGGCTCGAAGGCTTCTGCACATGCTGCTTTCCCTGTGGAAAGATGACTTCCAAGGTCCAGTTCCACTACAGCTGCTACTGAGCCCGAGAAATGTGGGGCTTCTGGCAGATACTCGGCCAAGGGAG TGGGACCTGCTGCTGTTCTTACTTCGGGAGCTGGTAGAGAAAGGTCTGATGGGACGGATGGAGATAGAAGCCTGCCTAGGCAGCCTTCATGAGGCCCAGTGGCCTGGG GACTTCTCCGAAGAACTAGCAACACTGTTTAACCTGTTTCTAGCTGAGCCCCACATGCCAGAACCTCAGCGGAGAACTTGTGAACTGGTACAGCCAAATAGGGGGACAGTGCTGGCCCAAAGCTAG
- the Cdan1 gene encoding codanin-1 isoform X3 has protein sequence MAAVLESLLREEVSVAAAVRWIARSTQSSEESPGEAAVLNSLRPLRKEFVPFLLNFLREQSSRVLPQGPPTPAKAPGASAALPGRPGGQPRGGRGARSQLFPTAEPPSIAAEAPLTRRGGRRRGPGPARERGGRAPGVPEEGVGGESLSWPGGRRLKGSGSPSTPSLTLSDPPNLSNLEEFPPVGSVPPGPAGRTKPSRRINPTPVSEERSLSKPKICFTSPPISCVPSSQPSTLDTSPWGLGLPPGCRSLREEREMLRKERSKQLQQSPTPASPTPELGTSLPSRTGSLTAEPADPARVSSPQRLELVALVYSSCIAENLVPNLFLELFFVFQLLTARRMVAAKNSDLELSQDSLESPLFQSIHDCVFFAVQVLEHQFQVLSSLDKGTLKLLAENERLLCFSPALQGRLRAAYEGSVAKVSLAMPPLAQAVSFQPETDNRANFSSDRAFHTFKKQRDVFYEVLREWEDRHEEPGWDFEKGLGSRIRAMMGQLSAACSHSHFVRLFQKQLLQMCQSPGGAGGTVLGEAPDVLSMLGADKLGRLRRLQERLVAPQSSGGPCPPPTFPGCQGFFRDFILSASSFQFNQHLMDSLSLKIRELNGLALPQHEPGDEDGESDVDWQGARRQFAVVLLSLRLLAKFLGFVAFLPYRGPEPPPTRELQDSILALRSQVPPVLDVRALLQQGLRARRAVLTVPWLVEFLSFADHIVPLLDYYRSIFTLLLHVHRSLVLSQDNEGEMCFLNKLLLLAVLGWLFQIPTFPEDLFFLEEGQVDALEVDTAASEHGLDSVPVVDQQLLYICCPYIGELRKLLASWVSGSSGRSGGFVRKITPTTTTGLGAQAPQTSQGLQAQLAQAFFHNQPPSLRRTVEFVAERIGSNCVKHIKFCQRKSPGAVRALLPEETPAAVLSSAENIAVGLATEKACAWLSANITALIRREVKAAVSRTLRAQGPEPAARGERRGCSRACEHHAPLPSHLISEIKDVLSLAAGPRDPDEGVSPEHLEQLLGQMGQTLRCRQFLCPPAEQHLAKCSVELASLLVADQIPVLGPPPQHRLERGQARRLLHMLLSLWKDDFQGPVPLQLLLSPRNVGLLADTRPREWDLLLFLLRELVEKGLMGRMEIEACLGSLHEAQWPGDFSEELATLFNLFLAEPHMPEPQRRTCELVQPNRGTVLAQS, from the exons ATGGCGGCCGTTTTGGAGTCGCTTCTGCGAGAGGAGGTGTCGGTCGCAGCCGCCGTGCGGTGGATCGCGCGCAGCACCCAGAGTTCGGAG GAGAGCCCGGGGGAGGCGGCCGTGCTGAACTCACTCCGGCCCCTACGGAAGGAATTCGTGCCGTTCCTGCTCAACTTCCTGAGGGAGCAGAGTAGCCGCGTCCTTCCGCAGGGCCCCCCAACCCCAGCCAAGGCTCCAGGAGCCTCAGCAGCCTTGCCAGGGAGGCCGGGGGGCCAGCCGCGGGGTGGCCGCGGGGCGCGCAGCCAGCTCTTTCCTACGGCTGAGCCCCCGAGCATCGCCGCTGAGGCCCCTCTGACCCGCCGCGGGGGCAGGAGGCGGGGTCCCGGGCCGGCCCGGGAGAGAGGAGGCCGTGCCCCCGGGGTCCCAGAGGAGGGGGTCGGCGGGGAGAGCCTGTCCTGGCCCGGAGGCCGGAGGCTTAAGGGCTCTGGTAGCCCCAGTACCCCCAGCCTCACGCTCTCTGATCCACCAAACCTCAGCAACCTGGAGGAGTTCCCTCCCGTAGGCTCGGTTCCCCCCGGCCCTGCAGG CAGGACGAAGCCTTCACGCAGGATCAACCCAACTCCGGTGAGCGAAGAGCGGTCACTCTCCAAGCCCAAGATCTGCTTCACCTCACCCCCAATCAGCTGTGTCCCCAGTTCCCAACCCTCAACCCTGGACACTAGCCCTTGGGGCCTTGGCCTTCCCCCAGGGTGCAGAAGTCTGCGAGAGGAGCGGGAGATGCTCAGGAAGGAGCG CTCTAAACAGCTGCAGCAGTCACCTACccctgcctctcccaccccagaATTGGGAACTTCCCTCCCCAGCCGGACTGGAAGCCTCACTGCAGAACCTGCTGACCCTGCCAGAGTGTCTTCCCCCCAGCGCCTGGAGCTGGTAGCCCTTGTCTACTCCTCGTGCATTGCTG AGAACCTGGTCCCAAACCTCTTCTTGGAGCTTTTCTTCGTCTTTCAGCTCCTTACTGCCCGAAGGATGGTGGCTGCCAAGAACAGTGATCTTGAACTGAGTCAAG ATTCCCTGGAAAGCCCACTATTCCAGAGCATCCATGATTGTGTGTTCTTTGCAGTGCAGGTTTTAGAGCACCAATTTCA GGTTCTTTCCTCCTTGGACAAAGGGACCTTAAAGCTGCTGGCTGAGAATGAACGACTACTGTGCTTCTCACCAGCTCTTCAAGGCCGACTTCGAGCTGCTTACGAGGGCAGTGTTGCCAAG GTCTCTCTGGCGATGCCACCCTTGGCTCAAGCTGTCTCCTTTCAGCCAGAAACTGACAATCGTGCCAACTTCTCCAGTGACCGAGcctttcatacttttaaaaaacagag AGATGTGTTCTATGAGGTTCTTCGAGAGTGGGAAGATCGCCATGAGGAGCCCGGCTGGGATTTTGAGAAGGGCTTGGGCAGTAGGATCAG AGCCATGATGGGTCAACTGTCTGCAGCCTGCAGCCATAGCCACTTTGTACGGCTTTTCCAAAAACAACTTCTCCAG ATGTGTCAGAGCcctggtggggctgggggcaCTGTCTTGGGTGAGGCCCCAGATGTGTTGAGTATGCTAGGAGCTGACAAGCTGGGGCGGCTGCGGCGACTACAGGAACGACTTGTGGCTCCTCAGAGCAGTGGGGGGCCCTGTCCACCCCCCACCTTTCCAGGCTGTCAAGGCTTCTTCAGGGACTTCATCCTAAGTGCCAGCAG CTTCCAGTTTAATCAACATCTCATGGATAGTCTGAGCTTGAAGATACGGGAACTTAATGGCCTTGCCCTGCCTCAACATGAGCCTGGTGATGAAGATGGAGAGTCAGATGTAGACTGGCAG GGTGCACGGAGGCAATTTGCTGTGGTGCTTCTTAGCCTCAGACTTTTGGCCAAGTTTCTGGGCTTTGTGGCTTTCTTGCCATACCGGGGCCCTGAACCACCCCCAACCCGTGAGCTTCAAGATTCCATTCTGGCCCTCAGGAGCCAG GTCCCTCCTGTCCTGGATGTTCGAGCTCTGCTGCAGCAGGGGCTGAGGGCCCGCCGGGCAGTGCTCACTGTGCCCTGGCTGGTGGAGTTCCTTTCCTTTGCTGATCACATTGTCCCCTTGCTGGACTATTACCGGAGCATCTTTACTCTCCTGCTGCATGTACATCG GAGCTTGGTCTTATCTCAGGACAATGAAGGGGAGATGTGTTTCCTAAACAAGCTGCTTCTGCTTGCTGTCCTGGGCTGGCTCTTCCAG ATTCCCACATTCCCTGAGGATCTATTCTTTCTGGAAGAGGGTCAAGTGGATGCATTAGAGGTGGACACAGCAGCTTCAGAGCATGGCTTG GACAGTGTGCCTGTGGTGGATCAGCAGCTGCTCTACATCTGCTGCCCCTACATCG GAGAGCTCCGGAAACTGCTCGCTTCATGGGTTTCAGGCAGTAGTGGACGGAGTGGGGGCTTCGTGAGGAAAATCACCCCCACTACCACTACTGGCCTGGGAGCCCAGGCTCCCCAGACCAGCCAGGGGCTGCAG GCACAGCTTGCCCAGGCCTTTTTCCACAACCAGCCACCTTCCCTGCGCAGGACTGTGGAGTTTGTGGCAGAGAGAATTGGCTCAAACTGTGTCAAACACATCAA GTTCTGCCAAAGGAAGAGCCCTGGGGCTGTGCGGGCACTGCTTCCAGAGGAGACCCCAGCAGCT GTACTAAGCAGTGCAGAGAACATAGCTGTGGGGCTTGCAACAGAAAAAGCATGTGCCTGGCTGTCGGCCAACATTACAG CACTGATTAGGAGGGAGGTGAAAGCGGCTGTGAGTCGCACACTTCGAGCCCAGGGTCCTGAACCGGCTGCCCGGGGGGAGCGGAGGGGCTGCTCCCGCGCCTGTGAGCACcacgctcccctcccctcccacctcatcTCCGAGATAAAA GATGTGCTCTCTCTGGCTGCTGGGCCCCGAGACCCTGATGAGGGTGTTTCCCCAGAGCATCTGGAGCAGCTCCTAGGCCAGATGGGCCAGACACTACGGTGCCGTCAG TTCCTGTGCCCACCTGCTGAGCAGCATCTGGCAAAGTGCTCTGTGGAGTTAGCTTCCCTCCTGG TTGCAGACCAGATCCCTGTCCTAGGGCCTCCACCACAGCACAGACTGGAGCGAGGGCAGGCTCGAAGGCTTCTGCACATGCTGCTTTCCCTGTGGAAAGATGACTTCCAAGGTCCAGTTCCACTACAGCTGCTACTGAGCCCGAGAAATGTGGGGCTTCTGGCAGATACTCGGCCAAGGGAG TGGGACCTGCTGCTGTTCTTACTTCGGGAGCTGGTAGAGAAAGGTCTGATGGGACGGATGGAGATAGAAGCCTGCCTAGGCAGCCTTCATGAGGCCCAGTGGCCTGGG GACTTCTCCGAAGAACTAGCAACACTGTTTAACCTGTTTCTAGCTGAGCCCCACATGCCAGAACCTCAGCGGAGAACTTGTGAACTGGTACAGCCAAATAGGGGGACAGTGCTGGCCCAAAGCTAG
- the Cdan1 gene encoding codanin-1 isoform X1 yields the protein MAAVLESLLREEVSVAAAVRWIARSTQSSEESPGEAAVLNSLRPLRKEFVPFLLNFLREQSSRVLPQGPPTPAKAPGASAALPGRPGGQPRGGRGARSQLFPTAEPPSIAAEAPLTRRGGRRRGPGPARERGGRAPGVPEEGVGGESLSWPGGRRLKGSGSPSTPSLTLSDPPNLSNLEEFPPVGSVPPGPAGRTKPSRRINPTPVSEERSLSKPKICFTSPPISCVPSSQPSTLDTSPWGLGLPPGCRSLREEREMLRKERSKQLQQSPTPASPTPELGTSLPSRTGSLTAEPADPARVSSPQRLELVALVYSSCIAENLVPNLFLELFFVFQLLTARRMVAAKNSDLELSQDSLESPLFQSIHDCVFFAVQVLEHQFQVLSSLDKGTLKLLAENERLLCFSPALQGRLRAAYEGSVAKVSLAMPPLAQAVSFQPETDNRANFSSDRAFHTFKKQRDVFYEVLREWEDRHEEPGWDFEKGLGSRIRAMMGQLSAACSHSHFVRLFQKQLLQMCQSPGGAGGTVLGEAPDVLSMLGADKLGRLRRLQERLVAPQSSGGPCPPPTFPGCQGFFRDFILSASSFQFNQHLMDSLSLKIRELNGLALPQHEPGDEDGESDVDWQGARRQFAVVLLSLRLLAKFLGFVAFLPYRGPEPPPTRELQDSILALRSQVPPVLDVRALLQQGLRARRAVLTVPWLVEFLSFADHIVPLLDYYRSIFTLLLHVHRSLVLSQDNEGEMCFLNKLLLLAVLGWLFQIPTFPEDLFFLEEGQVDALEVDTAASEHGLDSVPVVDQQLLYICCPYIGELRKLLASWVSGSSGRSGGFVRKITPTTTTGLGAQAPQTSQGLQAQLAQAFFHNQPPSLRRTVEFVAERIGSNCVKHIKATLVADLVRQAESLLQEQRVTQGQKGGDPAQLLEILCSQLCPHGTQALSQGREFCQRKSPGAVRALLPEETPAAVLSSAENIAVGLATEKACAWLSANITALIRREVKAAVSRTLRAQGPEPAARGERRGCSRACEHHAPLPSHLISEIKDVLSLAAGPRDPDEGVSPEHLEQLLGQMGQTLRCRQFLCPPAEQHLAKCSVELASLLVADQIPVLGPPPQHRLERGQARRLLHMLLSLWKDDFQGPVPLQLLLSPRNVGLLADTRPREWDLLLFLLRELVEKGLMGRMEIEACLGSLHEAQWPGDFSEELATLFNLFLAEPHMPEPQRRTCELVQPNRGTVLAQS from the exons ATGGCGGCCGTTTTGGAGTCGCTTCTGCGAGAGGAGGTGTCGGTCGCAGCCGCCGTGCGGTGGATCGCGCGCAGCACCCAGAGTTCGGAG GAGAGCCCGGGGGAGGCGGCCGTGCTGAACTCACTCCGGCCCCTACGGAAGGAATTCGTGCCGTTCCTGCTCAACTTCCTGAGGGAGCAGAGTAGCCGCGTCCTTCCGCAGGGCCCCCCAACCCCAGCCAAGGCTCCAGGAGCCTCAGCAGCCTTGCCAGGGAGGCCGGGGGGCCAGCCGCGGGGTGGCCGCGGGGCGCGCAGCCAGCTCTTTCCTACGGCTGAGCCCCCGAGCATCGCCGCTGAGGCCCCTCTGACCCGCCGCGGGGGCAGGAGGCGGGGTCCCGGGCCGGCCCGGGAGAGAGGAGGCCGTGCCCCCGGGGTCCCAGAGGAGGGGGTCGGCGGGGAGAGCCTGTCCTGGCCCGGAGGCCGGAGGCTTAAGGGCTCTGGTAGCCCCAGTACCCCCAGCCTCACGCTCTCTGATCCACCAAACCTCAGCAACCTGGAGGAGTTCCCTCCCGTAGGCTCGGTTCCCCCCGGCCCTGCAGG CAGGACGAAGCCTTCACGCAGGATCAACCCAACTCCGGTGAGCGAAGAGCGGTCACTCTCCAAGCCCAAGATCTGCTTCACCTCACCCCCAATCAGCTGTGTCCCCAGTTCCCAACCCTCAACCCTGGACACTAGCCCTTGGGGCCTTGGCCTTCCCCCAGGGTGCAGAAGTCTGCGAGAGGAGCGGGAGATGCTCAGGAAGGAGCG CTCTAAACAGCTGCAGCAGTCACCTACccctgcctctcccaccccagaATTGGGAACTTCCCTCCCCAGCCGGACTGGAAGCCTCACTGCAGAACCTGCTGACCCTGCCAGAGTGTCTTCCCCCCAGCGCCTGGAGCTGGTAGCCCTTGTCTACTCCTCGTGCATTGCTG AGAACCTGGTCCCAAACCTCTTCTTGGAGCTTTTCTTCGTCTTTCAGCTCCTTACTGCCCGAAGGATGGTGGCTGCCAAGAACAGTGATCTTGAACTGAGTCAAG ATTCCCTGGAAAGCCCACTATTCCAGAGCATCCATGATTGTGTGTTCTTTGCAGTGCAGGTTTTAGAGCACCAATTTCA GGTTCTTTCCTCCTTGGACAAAGGGACCTTAAAGCTGCTGGCTGAGAATGAACGACTACTGTGCTTCTCACCAGCTCTTCAAGGCCGACTTCGAGCTGCTTACGAGGGCAGTGTTGCCAAG GTCTCTCTGGCGATGCCACCCTTGGCTCAAGCTGTCTCCTTTCAGCCAGAAACTGACAATCGTGCCAACTTCTCCAGTGACCGAGcctttcatacttttaaaaaacagag AGATGTGTTCTATGAGGTTCTTCGAGAGTGGGAAGATCGCCATGAGGAGCCCGGCTGGGATTTTGAGAAGGGCTTGGGCAGTAGGATCAG AGCCATGATGGGTCAACTGTCTGCAGCCTGCAGCCATAGCCACTTTGTACGGCTTTTCCAAAAACAACTTCTCCAG ATGTGTCAGAGCcctggtggggctgggggcaCTGTCTTGGGTGAGGCCCCAGATGTGTTGAGTATGCTAGGAGCTGACAAGCTGGGGCGGCTGCGGCGACTACAGGAACGACTTGTGGCTCCTCAGAGCAGTGGGGGGCCCTGTCCACCCCCCACCTTTCCAGGCTGTCAAGGCTTCTTCAGGGACTTCATCCTAAGTGCCAGCAG CTTCCAGTTTAATCAACATCTCATGGATAGTCTGAGCTTGAAGATACGGGAACTTAATGGCCTTGCCCTGCCTCAACATGAGCCTGGTGATGAAGATGGAGAGTCAGATGTAGACTGGCAG GGTGCACGGAGGCAATTTGCTGTGGTGCTTCTTAGCCTCAGACTTTTGGCCAAGTTTCTGGGCTTTGTGGCTTTCTTGCCATACCGGGGCCCTGAACCACCCCCAACCCGTGAGCTTCAAGATTCCATTCTGGCCCTCAGGAGCCAG GTCCCTCCTGTCCTGGATGTTCGAGCTCTGCTGCAGCAGGGGCTGAGGGCCCGCCGGGCAGTGCTCACTGTGCCCTGGCTGGTGGAGTTCCTTTCCTTTGCTGATCACATTGTCCCCTTGCTGGACTATTACCGGAGCATCTTTACTCTCCTGCTGCATGTACATCG GAGCTTGGTCTTATCTCAGGACAATGAAGGGGAGATGTGTTTCCTAAACAAGCTGCTTCTGCTTGCTGTCCTGGGCTGGCTCTTCCAG ATTCCCACATTCCCTGAGGATCTATTCTTTCTGGAAGAGGGTCAAGTGGATGCATTAGAGGTGGACACAGCAGCTTCAGAGCATGGCTTG GACAGTGTGCCTGTGGTGGATCAGCAGCTGCTCTACATCTGCTGCCCCTACATCG GAGAGCTCCGGAAACTGCTCGCTTCATGGGTTTCAGGCAGTAGTGGACGGAGTGGGGGCTTCGTGAGGAAAATCACCCCCACTACCACTACTGGCCTGGGAGCCCAGGCTCCCCAGACCAGCCAGGGGCTGCAG GCACAGCTTGCCCAGGCCTTTTTCCACAACCAGCCACCTTCCCTGCGCAGGACTGTGGAGTTTGTGGCAGAGAGAATTGGCTCAAACTGTGTCAAACACATCAA GGCGACGCTGGTGGCAGATCTGGTGCGCCAGGCAGAGTCACTTCTTCAGGAGCAGCGGGTGACACAGGGACAGAAAGGGGGAGATCCAGCCCAGTTGTTGGAGATCTTGTGTTCCCAGCTGTGTCCCCATGGGACCCAGGCATTGAGCCAGGGGCGGGA GTTCTGCCAAAGGAAGAGCCCTGGGGCTGTGCGGGCACTGCTTCCAGAGGAGACCCCAGCAGCT GTACTAAGCAGTGCAGAGAACATAGCTGTGGGGCTTGCAACAGAAAAAGCATGTGCCTGGCTGTCGGCCAACATTACAG CACTGATTAGGAGGGAGGTGAAAGCGGCTGTGAGTCGCACACTTCGAGCCCAGGGTCCTGAACCGGCTGCCCGGGGGGAGCGGAGGGGCTGCTCCCGCGCCTGTGAGCACcacgctcccctcccctcccacctcatcTCCGAGATAAAA GATGTGCTCTCTCTGGCTGCTGGGCCCCGAGACCCTGATGAGGGTGTTTCCCCAGAGCATCTGGAGCAGCTCCTAGGCCAGATGGGCCAGACACTACGGTGCCGTCAG TTCCTGTGCCCACCTGCTGAGCAGCATCTGGCAAAGTGCTCTGTGGAGTTAGCTTCCCTCCTGG TTGCAGACCAGATCCCTGTCCTAGGGCCTCCACCACAGCACAGACTGGAGCGAGGGCAGGCTCGAAGGCTTCTGCACATGCTGCTTTCCCTGTGGAAAGATGACTTCCAAGGTCCAGTTCCACTACAGCTGCTACTGAGCCCGAGAAATGTGGGGCTTCTGGCAGATACTCGGCCAAGGGAG TGGGACCTGCTGCTGTTCTTACTTCGGGAGCTGGTAGAGAAAGGTCTGATGGGACGGATGGAGATAGAAGCCTGCCTAGGCAGCCTTCATGAGGCCCAGTGGCCTGGG GACTTCTCCGAAGAACTAGCAACACTGTTTAACCTGTTTCTAGCTGAGCCCCACATGCCAGAACCTCAGCGGAGAACTTGTGAACTGGTACAGCCAAATAGGGGGACAGTGCTGGCCCAAAGCTAG